A region of Paenibacillus sp. JNUCC-31 DNA encodes the following proteins:
- the gcvPB gene encoding aminomethyl-transferring glycine dehydrogenase subunit GcvPB, giving the protein MSAQAASPAPEQSLIFELSSLGRVAYSLPECDVPRQAVDSLIPREMLRSEAAALPEVFEVDVIRHYTALSRRNFGVDNGFYPLGSCTMKYNPKINEDVARYNGFAKIHPYQHESSIQGALELLYTLQNDLAGLTGMDAVTLQPAAGAHGEWTGLMMIRAYHEGRGEQRTKVIVPDSSHGTNPASATVAGFETVTIPSRADGLVDLEALRAAVGSDTAALMLTNPNTLGLFEKDIQEIASIVHQAGGLLYYDGANSNAIMGITRPGDMGFDVVHLNLHKTMSTPHGGGGPGAGPVGVKSRLIPFLPKPMVIKTDEGMYAFDREGDQSIGRVKAYYGNFGILVRAYAYIRTYGPEGLRRVSECAVLNANYMMARLAPYYEIPYPGVCKHEFVMSGRGLKQYGVRTLDVAKRLLDFGYHPPTVYFPLNVEECIMIEPTETESKETLDGFIDTMIRIAKEAEETPELVLNAPYGTPVTRLDETTAARKPVLNCACS; this is encoded by the coding sequence ATCTCTGCCCAAGCTGCCTCTCCAGCACCGGAGCAATCATTGATCTTTGAACTCAGCAGTCTGGGTCGGGTCGCGTATTCCTTGCCAGAATGTGACGTTCCCCGGCAAGCTGTCGATTCGCTGATTCCCCGGGAAATGCTGCGGTCGGAAGCAGCAGCGTTGCCTGAGGTTTTTGAAGTGGACGTCATTCGTCACTACACTGCCCTCTCCCGTCGCAACTTCGGGGTAGATAACGGATTCTATCCACTTGGCTCTTGTACGATGAAATATAATCCGAAGATTAATGAGGATGTCGCCCGTTATAACGGATTCGCGAAAATCCATCCATATCAGCACGAATCCAGCATTCAGGGTGCACTTGAACTACTCTACACGTTGCAAAATGACCTTGCAGGCTTGACGGGCATGGATGCTGTTACGCTGCAACCTGCTGCTGGTGCACATGGCGAATGGACCGGGCTCATGATGATCCGTGCCTACCATGAAGGTCGTGGTGAACAGCGCACCAAAGTCATCGTACCGGATTCTTCTCATGGCACCAACCCGGCAAGTGCAACCGTAGCAGGTTTCGAAACGGTAACGATACCATCCCGCGCAGACGGTCTGGTAGATCTGGAGGCACTTCGCGCAGCTGTTGGTTCGGATACCGCAGCGCTGATGCTGACCAACCCGAACACACTCGGACTTTTTGAAAAAGACATTCAGGAGATTGCCTCCATCGTGCACCAGGCTGGTGGCTTGCTGTACTACGATGGAGCCAACTCCAACGCCATTATGGGTATTACCCGTCCTGGCGATATGGGCTTCGACGTAGTGCATCTGAACTTGCATAAAACGATGAGTACTCCGCACGGCGGAGGTGGACCTGGGGCCGGCCCGGTGGGCGTGAAGAGCCGCTTGATTCCGTTTTTGCCAAAACCGATGGTCATCAAAACGGATGAGGGTATGTATGCATTCGATCGCGAAGGGGATCAATCCATTGGCAGGGTCAAAGCGTATTACGGCAATTTCGGTATTCTGGTGCGTGCCTATGCCTACATTCGTACCTATGGACCAGAAGGCTTGCGCCGGGTATCGGAATGTGCGGTGCTCAACGCCAACTACATGATGGCACGTCTTGCTCCTTACTACGAGATTCCGTATCCAGGCGTGTGCAAACATGAATTCGTGATGTCTGGCCGGGGATTAAAACAGTATGGTGTACGCACACTGGACGTCGCCAAACGTTTGCTTGATTTTGGATATCACCCGCCAACCGTGTACTTCCCGCTGAACGTTGAGGAGTGCATCATGATCGAGCCGACGGAAACCGAGAGCAAAGAAACACTTGATGGGTTCATCGATACGATGATTCGCATTGCCAAGGAAGCAGAAGAGACCCCTGAACTGGTACTCAATGCCCCTTATGGCACACCGGTTACCCGTCTGGATGAAACTACAGCAGCCCGTAAGCCTGTTCTGAACTGCGCTTGCAGTTAA
- the ptsP gene encoding phosphoenolpyruvate--protein phosphotransferase, with translation MLNVSGIAASAGIAIAKAFILEHPDYSVEKRQINDVDAEIAKLDSALGKSQAELEAIKERTLQELGEKKAEIFASHLLILNDPELIDPVKAKIADEKVNAEFALNETASQFISMFENMKSAYLQERAADMRDVTKRVLNHLLGIDFMSPAEISEEVIVLAEDLTPSDTAQLNRQYVKGFATNIGGRTSHSAIMARSLEIPAVVGTKDILAQAKQGDMIIVDGLDGHVLVNPTDEVIAEYRSKQEQYDAQRAEWRKLRDEPTVTVDNVHVELAANIGTPNDVTGVLENGGEAVGLYRTEFLYMGRDKLPSEDIQYNAYKAVLEKMEGKPVVVRTLDIGGDKELPYLDLPKEMNPFLGFRAIRLCLDRQDIFRTQLRALLRASVHGNLRVMFPMIATLGEFREAKAVLLEEKEKLVAEGIAVSDSIQLGIMVEIPSTAVLADQFAKEVDFFSIGTNDLIQYTMAADRMNERVSYLYQPYNPAILRLVKMVIDAAHREGKWAGMCGEMAGDATAIPLLLGLGLDEFSMSATSILPARSQITKLSRADMQELAAKALDMQTAEQVVELVQSIQA, from the coding sequence ATGCTTAATGTCTCCGGGATCGCGGCTTCGGCGGGTATTGCTATCGCCAAGGCGTTTATCTTGGAGCATCCCGACTACTCTGTAGAAAAACGCCAAATCAACGACGTTGACGCAGAGATCGCAAAACTCGACTCAGCGCTGGGCAAGTCCCAGGCTGAGCTGGAGGCGATCAAAGAGCGTACTTTACAAGAGCTTGGCGAGAAAAAAGCTGAAATTTTTGCTTCGCATTTGCTCATTCTGAATGACCCGGAACTTATTGATCCGGTTAAAGCGAAAATTGCTGATGAGAAGGTTAATGCAGAATTCGCATTGAACGAGACCGCATCGCAATTTATCTCCATGTTCGAGAACATGAAGAGTGCATACCTGCAGGAACGTGCGGCTGACATGCGTGACGTTACCAAACGTGTGCTGAATCACTTGCTTGGTATCGACTTCATGAGTCCGGCTGAGATCAGTGAAGAAGTGATCGTGCTTGCTGAGGATCTGACGCCTTCCGACACAGCTCAATTGAACCGTCAATATGTTAAAGGTTTTGCTACCAACATTGGTGGACGTACTTCTCACTCGGCAATCATGGCTCGTTCTCTTGAAATCCCGGCTGTTGTGGGTACCAAGGACATTCTGGCTCAAGCCAAACAAGGCGATATGATTATCGTTGACGGTCTGGATGGTCATGTTTTGGTTAATCCAACGGATGAGGTCATTGCGGAGTATCGTTCCAAACAGGAGCAGTATGATGCACAACGTGCCGAGTGGAGAAAACTGCGTGACGAACCAACCGTAACAGTGGACAACGTTCATGTTGAACTTGCAGCCAACATCGGTACACCGAATGATGTAACTGGTGTTCTGGAGAATGGCGGCGAGGCAGTAGGTCTGTACCGTACCGAATTCCTGTACATGGGCAGAGACAAGCTCCCTTCCGAAGACATTCAGTACAATGCTTACAAAGCGGTACTGGAAAAAATGGAGGGCAAACCTGTTGTCGTTCGTACACTCGACATCGGTGGAGACAAAGAGCTTCCATATCTGGATCTGCCAAAAGAAATGAATCCATTCCTCGGCTTCCGTGCAATTCGTCTGTGCCTGGACCGTCAGGATATTTTCCGTACACAATTGCGTGCCTTGTTGCGTGCAAGCGTACATGGTAACCTGCGTGTCATGTTCCCAATGATCGCAACACTGGGCGAATTCCGTGAAGCGAAGGCAGTCCTGCTCGAAGAGAAGGAAAAACTGGTAGCTGAAGGTATTGCGGTATCAGACAGCATCCAACTGGGCATCATGGTCGAAATTCCTTCGACTGCAGTTCTTGCGGATCAATTCGCCAAAGAAGTTGATTTCTTCAGTATCGGAACGAACGATCTGATTCAATACACCATGGCTGCTGACCGTATGAATGAGCGTGTCTCCTATCTGTACCAACCTTACAACCCTGCCATTTTGCGTTTGGTTAAGATGGTAATCGATGCAGCGCATCGTGAAGGGAAGTGGGCTGGCATGTGCGGAGAGATGGCTGGAGACGCAACAGCAATTCCATTGCTGCTTGGTCTTGGATTGGATGAGTTCAGCATGAGCGCAACCTCCATTCTGCCAGCTCGCAGTCAGATCACCAAGCTGTCCCGTGCGGATATGCAGGAACTGGCTGCCAAAGCTCTGGATATGCAAACGGCTGAACAAGTTGTTGAATTGGTTCAAAGCATTCAAGCGTAA
- a CDS encoding HPr family phosphocarrier protein, with translation MQQTFRITDEDGIHARPATALVNTANKFKGAESFAEANGKKVTLKSILGVLSLGLEQGDTINIIVEGEGEAEALQALTDVMVNEGLGEINA, from the coding sequence ATGCAACAAACATTCAGAATTACAGACGAAGATGGTATCCACGCACGTCCGGCGACAGCCCTGGTTAATACAGCAAACAAATTTAAAGGTGCAGAATCCTTTGCAGAAGCTAACGGCAAAAAAGTAACATTGAAATCCATCCTGGGCGTACTTTCCCTCGGTCTGGAACAAGGCGATACCATCAACATCATCGTTGAAGGTGAAGGCGAAGCGGAAGCTCTTCAAGCGCTGACTGATGTTATGGTTAACGAAGGGCTGGGCGAAATTAATGCTTAA
- the ptsG gene encoding glucose-specific PTS transporter subunit IIBC: protein MFKKLFGVLQRVGKALMLPVAILPAAGLLLGIGNMLVNPDFLQYATALDTPWVNSIATIMMNAGQIVFDNLALLFAVGVAVGLAGGEGVAGLAAIIGYLVMNVTLGTAVGVTPAMIGEVPGYASILGIPTLSTGVFGGIIIGIAAALCYNRFFKIELPSYLGFFAGKRFVPIITSVVSLLIGLLLVIIWPPIQNGLNAVSHFMVDTSPTLSAFIFGVVERSLIPFGLHHIFYSPFWFEFGEYVNKAGDVIRGDQQIFFNQLRDGVNLTAGTFQVGKFPFMMFGLPAAALAMYHEARPEHKKYVAGIMGSAALTSFLTGITEPLEFSFLFVAPVLFAVHCIFAGLSFMTMQILGVKIGMTFSGGFIDFLIFGIIPNRTPWWDVIIVGLILAVIYYFGFRFIIRKFNLKTPGREEATPETSSGGSSGSTDELPHNILAAFGGQENIKHLDACITRLRIEVNEKSNVNKDRLKQLGASGVLEVGNNVQAIFGTRSDTIKSQMQDIIAGRTPAPTPAADVTPTPEEEKAQGAEGERIIAEDIVMPVNGELMDITNVPDPVFAEKMTGDGFAVLPHDGTITSPVYGKVFNVFPSKHAVGIMSDGGKEVLVHIGVNTVKLKGQGFNVLVQEGDLVSAGQPIMEVDLEYVKANAPSIISPVIFTNLPEGSTVTLKKSGVLKVGDQPIIEIK, encoded by the coding sequence ATGTTTAAAAAGCTTTTTGGTGTATTGCAAAGAGTAGGTAAGGCACTTATGTTGCCGGTGGCGATTCTGCCAGCCGCAGGTTTGTTGCTCGGAATTGGTAACATGCTTGTGAATCCGGACTTTCTGCAATATGCAACGGCACTTGACACTCCTTGGGTGAATTCAATTGCCACGATCATGATGAACGCGGGTCAGATCGTATTTGATAATCTGGCATTGCTGTTTGCCGTCGGTGTAGCCGTCGGCTTAGCCGGAGGCGAAGGCGTAGCAGGTCTTGCGGCAATCATCGGTTATCTGGTTATGAACGTCACATTGGGTACTGCCGTTGGCGTTACACCGGCTATGATTGGTGAAGTACCGGGTTATGCCAGTATTCTGGGCATCCCTACATTGAGTACAGGCGTGTTCGGAGGTATTATCATAGGTATTGCCGCCGCGCTATGTTACAATCGGTTTTTCAAAATCGAGTTGCCTTCTTACCTGGGTTTCTTCGCAGGTAAACGTTTTGTGCCGATCATCACTTCAGTCGTTTCCCTCTTAATCGGGTTGCTTCTGGTGATTATCTGGCCTCCGATTCAAAATGGATTGAATGCCGTATCTCACTTCATGGTAGATACAAGTCCGACATTGTCGGCATTCATTTTCGGAGTCGTGGAACGGTCATTGATTCCGTTCGGTCTTCATCATATTTTCTACTCTCCATTCTGGTTTGAGTTCGGAGAATATGTGAACAAGGCTGGGGACGTCATACGTGGGGACCAGCAAATCTTCTTCAATCAACTGCGTGATGGTGTGAACCTTACAGCGGGAACGTTCCAAGTTGGTAAATTCCCGTTCATGATGTTCGGTTTGCCAGCTGCTGCACTTGCGATGTACCATGAAGCAAGACCGGAGCATAAAAAATATGTTGCAGGGATCATGGGTTCAGCTGCGCTGACATCGTTCCTTACAGGGATTACAGAACCTCTTGAATTCTCGTTCCTGTTTGTGGCACCCGTATTGTTTGCAGTACACTGTATCTTTGCAGGTTTGTCTTTCATGACGATGCAAATTCTTGGCGTCAAAATCGGGATGACGTTCTCCGGTGGATTCATTGACTTCCTGATCTTCGGGATCATTCCGAATCGCACACCTTGGTGGGATGTTATTATCGTAGGTTTGATTCTTGCGGTGATCTATTACTTCGGTTTCAGGTTCATCATTCGCAAATTCAACCTCAAAACACCAGGACGTGAAGAGGCTACACCTGAGACATCTTCCGGTGGAAGTTCAGGATCAACGGATGAGCTGCCACACAATATCCTTGCCGCCTTCGGTGGACAGGAGAATATCAAACATCTGGATGCATGTATTACTCGTTTGCGGATTGAAGTGAATGAGAAATCCAATGTTAATAAAGATCGTTTAAAACAATTGGGTGCATCTGGCGTACTGGAAGTGGGTAATAATGTACAGGCCATCTTCGGTACACGTTCAGATACAATCAAATCGCAGATGCAGGATATCATTGCAGGACGAACCCCGGCACCGACACCAGCCGCTGATGTCACACCAACTCCTGAAGAGGAGAAGGCACAGGGAGCAGAAGGTGAGCGCATTATTGCCGAAGATATCGTCATGCCAGTAAATGGTGAATTGATGGATATCACAAACGTGCCTGACCCGGTTTTTGCTGAAAAAATGACAGGTGACGGTTTCGCTGTTCTGCCACATGATGGTACCATTACATCGCCGGTGTATGGTAAAGTGTTTAACGTATTTCCAAGCAAACATGCCGTAGGTATTATGTCCGACGGTGGCAAGGAAGTGCTTGTTCATATAGGTGTCAACACGGTGAAGCTGAAAGGTCAAGGCTTTAACGTGCTTGTACAGGAAGGTGATCTGGTATCGGCAGGTCAACCGATCATGGAAGTCGATCTGGAGTATGTCAAAGCTAACGCTCCTTCGATCATTTCACCAGTCATCTTCACCAACCTGCCAGAAGGATCAACTGTCACCCTCAAGAAGAGTGGTGTGCTCAAAGTTGGCGATCAGCCAATTATTGAGATAAAATAA
- the glcT gene encoding glucose PTS transporter transcription antiterminator GlcT, producing MSSLHVNKALNNNVIIAQHPDHGEVVVIGKGIGFNRKTNDIIPLMAVEKMFILRNQQEQEQYKQLLPQVDEALIEIINEVITYIAERTDVPLNEHIHIALTDHISFALKRKEQGIVIQNPFLYETREIYPDEYRMGEYAVRLIKEKMSVDLGLDEIGFIALHIYSAMTNQNITQVREHSQLITDLVNLVSDQLDYSFETESLDYSRLLTHLRFALERVRRGDKVEELHKLDSLLKLEYPEMYSLAWKLTKVMEKRLNLPVYPAEVGYLTIHLQRLNQRKEEDNK from the coding sequence TTGAGTAGCCTGCATGTAAACAAAGCGCTAAATAATAATGTAATTATTGCACAGCATCCTGACCACGGGGAAGTCGTCGTGATTGGTAAAGGCATCGGCTTCAACCGGAAAACCAATGACATTATTCCACTGATGGCTGTGGAAAAGATGTTCATTTTGAGAAATCAGCAGGAGCAAGAGCAGTACAAACAGCTTCTTCCACAGGTGGATGAGGCGTTGATCGAGATTATTAACGAAGTCATTACGTATATTGCAGAGCGTACGGACGTTCCACTCAACGAGCATATTCATATTGCTTTGACTGATCATATTTCTTTTGCTTTAAAACGCAAGGAACAGGGAATTGTCATTCAGAATCCTTTTCTATATGAAACCCGTGAGATATATCCAGATGAATATCGGATGGGAGAGTACGCTGTCCGACTGATCAAGGAGAAAATGAGCGTAGACTTGGGATTAGACGAGATTGGCTTTATCGCACTCCATATTTACAGTGCAATGACCAATCAGAACATAACTCAGGTGCGTGAACATTCCCAATTGATCACCGATTTGGTGAATTTGGTTTCTGACCAACTCGACTATTCATTTGAAACGGAATCTCTCGATTACTCCCGTTTGTTGACTCATCTTCGTTTTGCCCTTGAGCGTGTACGTCGGGGAGACAAAGTCGAAGAACTCCATAAATTGGATTCTCTGTTGAAGTTGGAATACCCTGAAATGTACTCGCTTGCATGGAAACTGACGAAAGTAATGGAGAAGAGACTGAATCTTCCGGTATATCCTGCCGAAGTGGGGTATCTGACGATTCATTTGCAGCGTCTGAATCAAAGGAAAGAAGAAGACAACAAGTGA
- a CDS encoding flotillin family protein: MNLDWDVLLIPAIVVGVILILGLAFWARYKTVGPDEAMIVTGSFLGSKNISDDDSGRKIKIVRGGGAFILPVFQQSEFISLLSHKLDVSTPEVYTEQGVPVIADGVAIIKVGSSVEDVATAAEQFIGKPVESLRGEAQEVLEGHLRAILGTMTVEEVYRNRDRFAQEVQGVAARDLKKMGLQIVSFTIKDVRDKQGYLDALGKPRIAAVKRDAEIAEAEAMRDARIQKANAEEQGQKAELLRDTNIAEAAKEKELKVATFKRDQDTAKAEADQAYHIHEARARQTVVEEEMKVELVRKEREIDLQEKEIIVREKQYDAEVKKKAEADRYAVEQAAEADRTKRMREAEAVQYSIETHAKATAEQKRLEGQAMADAERAKGTADAEVIRLRGLAEAEAKEKLAEAFQKFGEAAILDIIVKMLPELAGKIAEPISAIDKLTVVDTGKGEGAARVSNYVTELMATAPEMLKSVSGIDVEQLIKGLTKPKTSAPVAIQQSEPVTTPSIIDKIVERAGVDE, from the coding sequence ATGAATTTAGATTGGGATGTGTTGTTAATTCCTGCAATTGTAGTCGGTGTAATTCTGATTCTTGGTTTGGCTTTCTGGGCGAGGTACAAAACGGTTGGACCGGATGAAGCGATGATCGTCACGGGTTCATTCTTGGGGAGCAAGAACATTTCCGATGATGACTCTGGTCGCAAAATTAAAATTGTTCGTGGCGGCGGTGCATTTATTTTGCCCGTGTTCCAGCAATCTGAGTTTATCTCGCTGTTGTCCCATAAGCTGGACGTCTCTACACCAGAAGTATATACGGAACAGGGTGTGCCGGTCATTGCCGATGGTGTCGCCATTATCAAGGTTGGAAGCTCTGTAGAAGACGTGGCCACTGCAGCCGAGCAATTTATTGGTAAGCCTGTTGAATCGTTGAGAGGCGAAGCACAGGAAGTTCTGGAGGGGCATTTGCGGGCCATCCTCGGAACGATGACGGTGGAAGAAGTATACCGTAACCGGGATCGCTTCGCGCAAGAGGTTCAAGGTGTAGCTGCCAGAGATTTGAAAAAAATGGGGCTGCAAATTGTCTCTTTTACCATCAAAGATGTTCGTGATAAACAAGGCTATCTGGATGCCCTCGGTAAACCGAGAATAGCAGCTGTCAAGCGGGATGCTGAAATTGCGGAAGCGGAAGCGATGCGGGATGCACGTATTCAGAAGGCCAATGCGGAAGAACAGGGGCAAAAAGCCGAGTTGCTGCGTGATACGAATATCGCTGAAGCTGCCAAAGAGAAGGAACTGAAAGTAGCGACGTTTAAACGGGATCAGGATACGGCGAAAGCGGAAGCCGATCAGGCGTACCATATCCACGAAGCACGTGCGAGACAAACCGTTGTGGAAGAAGAGATGAAGGTTGAACTTGTTCGTAAAGAACGTGAGATTGATCTGCAAGAGAAAGAAATTATCGTACGTGAGAAGCAATATGATGCTGAAGTGAAGAAAAAGGCAGAAGCCGATCGTTATGCGGTGGAGCAGGCTGCCGAAGCGGATAGAACCAAAAGAATGCGTGAGGCGGAGGCAGTACAGTACTCCATTGAAACGCATGCCAAAGCAACAGCTGAGCAAAAACGACTTGAGGGTCAGGCCATGGCAGATGCGGAACGTGCCAAAGGTACAGCGGATGCAGAAGTTATTCGTCTGAGAGGACTTGCAGAAGCGGAAGCGAAGGAGAAGCTGGCTGAAGCATTCCAGAAGTTTGGCGAAGCTGCAATACTCGACATCATCGTCAAAATGCTGCCTGAACTTGCTGGTAAAATTGCGGAGCCGATCTCGGCGATTGATAAACTTACTGTTGTGGATACAGGTAAAGGTGAGGGTGCAGCACGTGTAAGCAACTACGTAACCGAACTCATGGCTACGGCTCCAGAGATGCTCAAGAGCGTCTCCGGTATTGATGTGGAGCAATTAATCAAAGGACTGACCAAACCCAAAACATCAGCACCTGTTGCCATACAGCAAAGTGAGCCTGTAACCACACCGTCCATAATCGATAAGATTGTGGAAAGAGCTGGCGTTGACGAGTAA
- a CDS encoding protease encodes MESIYWGCLIGGAIFAVVSLVLGDLIDGLLDGAFELPGLDFFKPVVLAGSITTFGGAGIMLTRYSSMTAMSALILSLLIGIAAAMLVFFAYIKPMRNSDVSIAFSMKELSGKIGEITIPVPEKGFGEVMIKIASGNTVHIASSFEHRPIAAGARVVVVDVTEGVLRVSEWDEDVLKDV; translated from the coding sequence ATGGAGTCCATCTATTGGGGGTGTCTAATCGGAGGTGCGATATTTGCGGTCGTCAGCCTTGTGCTAGGTGACTTGATTGACGGTTTGCTGGACGGGGCCTTTGAATTGCCTGGCCTTGATTTTTTCAAACCCGTTGTGCTTGCCGGTTCCATTACAACGTTTGGCGGGGCTGGCATTATGCTGACACGTTACAGCTCTATGACTGCCATGTCGGCACTGATACTATCCCTGCTTATAGGTATAGCTGCAGCCATGCTGGTATTCTTTGCTTATATCAAGCCGATGCGTAACAGTGATGTCTCCATTGCATTTTCAATGAAAGAGCTGTCTGGGAAAATTGGTGAGATCACCATTCCCGTGCCGGAAAAAGGGTTTGGTGAAGTCATGATCAAAATTGCTTCTGGTAATACGGTTCATATCGCATCCAGCTTTGAACATCGTCCCATTGCGGCGGGAGCGCGTGTTGTAGTGGTGGATGTAACCGAAGGTGTACTGCGTGTATCGGAATGGGATGAAGATGTACTTAAAGATGTTTAA
- a CDS encoding iron-containing alcohol dehydrogenase, whose product MRSFQFYNPTRLIFGKGQLEALKTEVPKYGKRVLLVYGGGSIKRSGLYDQVIGLLKEAGAEVTELAGVEPNPRLSTVHKGVDLCKTNNIDLILAVGGGSVLDCSKAIAVGAKYDGDMWDFAQRKAVAQDALPLGTVLTMAATGSEMNSGSVITNQDTQEKLGWGSAYSFPAFSILDPVNTYTVPLDQTVYGMVDMMSHVLEHYFHLDANTPVQLGFCETILRTVMDAAPRLVEDLENYELRETILYCGTMALNGVLNMGLAGDWATHNIEHAVSAVYDIPHGGGLAILFPHWMKHNLDVNVDRFKRLAINVFEVNPEGKSDKQIAEEGIEALSRFWTSIGAPNRLADYDIDDSQIDVMADKAMLFGPFGNFKKLQREDVVSIYKASL is encoded by the coding sequence ATGAGATCATTTCAATTTTATAATCCAACCCGATTGATATTCGGTAAAGGTCAGCTGGAAGCACTAAAAACCGAAGTACCGAAATACGGCAAACGGGTTCTGCTTGTATATGGTGGGGGCAGTATCAAACGCAGCGGTTTGTACGATCAGGTGATCGGATTGCTCAAGGAAGCCGGAGCAGAAGTTACAGAACTGGCGGGTGTTGAACCGAACCCGCGTCTTTCGACTGTGCATAAAGGGGTAGACCTCTGCAAAACGAACAACATCGACCTGATCCTCGCTGTAGGCGGCGGCAGTGTACTGGACTGTTCCAAAGCGATTGCTGTAGGTGCGAAGTATGATGGCGACATGTGGGACTTTGCTCAGCGCAAAGCCGTTGCGCAAGACGCTCTTCCACTTGGTACCGTTTTGACAATGGCTGCAACGGGTTCAGAAATGAACTCGGGTTCGGTGATCACCAACCAGGATACTCAAGAGAAATTGGGCTGGGGCAGCGCGTATTCGTTCCCAGCATTCTCCATTCTTGATCCGGTAAATACATATACCGTTCCTCTGGACCAAACGGTATACGGTATGGTGGATATGATGTCCCATGTATTGGAGCATTACTTCCATTTGGATGCCAACACACCGGTTCAACTCGGGTTCTGTGAGACGATTTTGCGCACCGTCATGGATGCAGCACCTCGTCTGGTCGAAGACTTAGAGAACTATGAGCTGCGCGAAACGATTCTGTACTGCGGAACGATGGCATTGAATGGCGTGCTGAACATGGGTCTTGCAGGGGACTGGGCGACACACAACATCGAGCACGCGGTATCCGCTGTGTACGACATTCCGCATGGTGGAGGACTGGCGATCCTGTTCCCGCACTGGATGAAACATAACCTGGATGTAAATGTGGATCGGTTCAAACGTCTGGCGATCAATGTGTTTGAAGTGAACCCTGAAGGCAAATCGGACAAACAGATTGCAGAGGAAGGCATTGAAGCGTTGAGCCGGTTCTGGACATCCATTGGTGCACCTAACCGTTTGGCTGACTACGATATCGATGACAGCCAAATCGACGTCATGGCAGACAAAGCGATGCTGTTCGGCCCATTCGGTAACTTCAAAAAACTGCAACGTGAAGATGTCGTATCCATCTACAAAGCTTCGCTGTAA